GTGTGATCGGTACCAACGAACTTCGCGACCTCCTGGACGTACGGCCCGTCAGGTGTGCCGCACATCGGGCCGGGGGTGAAGTTTTCAGTGTAGCCGACGAAGTCGAGGGCGAAGGATCGGATCCGGTCGCCGTCAAAGCGCGCGGCCAGCGCGGTCAAAGCGGAGGAGTCCAGCCCGCCCGACAAGAGCGTGCCTAGTGGCACGTCAGCGATAAGTTGCCGCTGGACCGTGTCCTCGAGCAGCTCGCGGACGCATCCAATTGTGGTAGGGACGTCATCGGTGTGCCCGCTGTCGGTGAGCTGCCAATAGCTCATCTGCTGGGTACCTTCGCGGGTCACGCGGACGATGTGGCCGGGCCGTACCTTACACATGCCGCGGAACACGGAGTTGTACGGGTCGGCCGCGGAACAGAGGGTGCGACGAAGCCCGTCGGCGTCCATGACCCGTTCCGCGAGCCTATTGGCGAGGATCGCCTTTGGCTCGGAGCCGAACAACACTCCGTGCTCGGTGGGGTAGTAGTAGAGCGGCTTGATGCCAAGCCGATCGCGTACGAGAAGCAGTTCGCGCTTGGCGGCATCCCAGAGTGCGTAGGCGAACATCCCATTGAGTTCGCTCACCGCAGTGCACGGGTCCTCTCGGCCCCACTCGCGGTGGGCGTGCAGCACCACCTCGGTGTCACTGCTCGTGTCGAACCGATGACCCAGGGCGGCGAGCCGTTGGCGCAGCTCGCGGTAGTTGTAAGTCTCGCCGCCGTAGACGAGCACCAAGGCGGGTTGGCCGTCCTCCTGGAGCGTCATCGGCTGGCGGCCGCCCTGGATGTCGATGACCGCCAGGCGGCGGTGTCCCAGCGCCGCGGGCCCGTCAATCCAAGTTCCCTCATCGTCTGGACCGCGGTAAGCCATGGTGGCCGTCATGTCGGCAAGCTCCCTACGCGCGTCGGGATCTCCTAGGTCACGTTCGAAATCAATCCACCCACAGATGCCGCACATTTTTTTTGGCTCCTTTGCCTTGGGTATTATCGCTCAACTTTGAGGCCCACGGGGCACGGCACCCCGCGAACAACCGATGAATCTTCGCACCCGCCTCATCGACTCAACTTGAGTAAACTCGATGAGCCACGACGGTTTATTCTCAATGCGCCGGCAAACGCCTCCCTAGTTGCTTCGGGAAATGCATCGACGGGACTAAGGAAAGTGGGTCGGACACGCTGCGGTAGTCAGCCGCCGCTGTTGAGTGACCGCGGTCTTCCATGTTCTCTCCTCCGCAGCCTGTTGCATCGGGTGCGGTCCCTTGAGGACAAAGCTGCCGACGTAAGGCTGCGGTTCTGACGCCACCGTTAGCGGGGCGCCACCGAAGCTCTATCACGTTACGGCAACGCATAAAGTTATTTTGGGTTAAGTGAGGATTACGCTGCAATTTCGGAAGTGTAAAATTGGAAAAGAATGCTTAATGGTTAACATCGTCCGCCTCATTCTCTCAAGCTAGCCATTATGCGGTATGTTTCTTTGGTGCCTATTCGTCCAGCTATTCTTCCTTCGAGCGGCCTTAGAGTCCGTTTTGAAATTCAGGGAGCGTTTCTGCGGATGAGATTGCCGCCCATAGCGATAAGGATCATAGCCTGAGAGAGTCGATGCGCTTCTCGTAGTCGCGCACGAAGCGGCGCCATCTTGTCATCCAGCCGAAGGTGCGCTCGACAACCCAGCGGCGGGACAAAACTTCGAAGCCCTTCTGGTCGTCAGATCTGCGGATGATCTCTACCACGAAGTCCAGATAGGCGGCCTCGCGCCCGGCTCGCTCGCGGTCCAGCATCAGCGCCACGTCGTGGATGGTCTGGAACAGAAGCGCCGCGCCAATTCGCGAAACGAGCCGTAGACCGTCTGCCAGGCGCGCCGAGATGGATCGGCAGCATCCGTCTGCCGCAACCCGAGCGCACAAGGTAGCGCACCGCGTTGATCACCTCACGGAAATCAACCTCGCGCGGACGGCCGCGACGCCTAGGCTTGGGCATCAGCGGAGCGATCTGTTCCCACTCCTCATCCGTCAGATCGGACGGGTAGTGCTTGGTCTTCTTGGCGATCTTGGGCGTCGAGCATCGGTCGCATAAGGGATTGAATAACCCGGCGGAGAATGCACATGTGCCGCTGCGAAAACGGGAGCGGATGTGGAAAGCTTCCGATCACCAGAAGCACTGCAACGCTTCGTTTCGATCTTCTCGGCTCTGCGCAATCTCTTCGTTCCGCCCCGCTCAAAACGCTCCGCTCTCGCTACACATGTTCACCGCCGGCAGGCCATGGCGGAATGGAAAGCCGTGGCCATGGTCAACTGACATCAGCGGCCACAGGTCTCAACGCGTGTATATGCAGACAACGTGACATCGCCGTGCAGTGGCCCGAACCGATCGCCAGAATCGTTCGGAGATCTGCGCGGGGGATCACTGCAATTCAACCACGTTTCACATTGTCGTATGTCCGACGACGTCGGACATACGACAATGCAGTATTAGAGGCATCGTTTTTTGTTTTGACCTGACTTTCTCCTTGGCTCGGTACATGCATGGATATCCGCAGGTTCCTCATTGCGGTTTGAAACTATGTCGCTAACACAAGACGTTGCCAGTACGGTCGCCAGCCTCACCTACGACGAACTGCCGGCAGCAGTAGTCGACAAGACGAAGCTTCTCGTCCTCGACCATGTCGGCTGCATGATCGCGGGAAGCACTAGCCGCGGGGCGAGACAAATGACGCCCTATCTCGCGCGTCTCGATTCCGGTGGTCCCAGCACTGTTTTCGGCACGTCATTATGCTTCCATCCTGCCAATGCCGCTCATGCCAATGCCCACAGCGCCAGCATGCTTAGCCTGGATGATTCCTACGTCCTTTTCGGGCATCCCGGCGCCTCCATTATCCCGGCTGCGCTCGCCGTTGCCGAAGAGGTAAACAGCTCCGGCAAGGAGCTGATCGCCGCGATTGTCGGTGGCTATGAAATGTCGCTGCGCCTTGGCACGGCCATGCGGCCTACCGAAGATCGCGCCCGCCACGTCAACGGTCTTGCGACTTGGCAGATTTTCGGCGCCTGCACGGCAACAAGCCTGTTGCACCGATTCAGCGCCGTGCAAATCGCCGATGCTTACGGACTGACGCCGATGCATGCTCCGCTTCCCTTTGGACGCAAATTCCAATCCCGGCCGATGAGCTTTTTGAAGAACAATTACGGTTGGGCGAGCAAGGGGGCCATCACTGCTGTTGACCTTGTGCGCGAGGGCTTCCACGGGAACCGCACCATCTTCGACGGCGACGACGGCTTCTGGGCCATGGCCGGTTCCGACCGCTTTGAACCCCAGAACATGCTTGACCGGTGGGGAGAACGTTACTTCATCCTTGAGACCGGCTTCAAACCTTATGGCGTCTGCCGCTGGATCCACACCGCGATCGACTGCCTGCGCGCGCTGCAGACACGCCATCGTTTCGGCCATGCCGACATCAGGGGCATTGATGTCGAAACCGTGAGCCAGTTCGTTCGTGACTTTGATGGCCCCTGGCCGCAATCCACCATCGAGGCGGCATTTCATATCCCCTATGCGCTCGCTCTCGAACTGCACGACAAGTCCTCCGCGACCGGCCTCCGCGAAGACGACCTGGCTGACGAAGGTGTTAAACAAACCGCGGCACGGACCAGCCTTTCAACCCTCGCCGGTGCCGATGAGAAATTTTATGCGGAAAGGCTCCTGCCGGCCCGCGTCAGCGTCACCCTTCAGAATGGCAAAACGCTTTCCGCCCAGGCCGACGTTCCAACCGGCGCCCCCGGCGGGCCCGCTTTTGGACAGGCGGAAGTAGAAACGAAGTTCCTCGCGCTGGCTAGCCCCGTCATCGGCGGTATCAAGGCCGCGCGTCTGAAGGAGGCCCTCCTTGAATTGGAGGGCCTCTCCACCCGCGACGCACTGAAGCCTTGCACCATGACGTGATCTCCGCACGGGTGCAAGACCGCAAACAGGCGGCACCCCTTCTTCACACCGCAAACCAATCAGCATGAGGTTGCAAAATGTCCTCTCAGAGTATCGTCCCAGCGAAATCCGTTCAGAAAGGATCTTCCGAGAAGTTCGTCTACGCCAACGCACGCGGGGTCACCGAAACGTTCAATGTGTCGCATGGGAAAGGTATCTTCTTCTGGGATACCAACGGCAAGCGCTATTTCGACGGTTCCTCCGGCGCGGTCGTTGCCAATCTCGGCCACGGGAATGAGCGCGTCCGCGATGCGATGATCGATCAGGCCAATCGCATCAGCTATGTAATCCGTACGGCATTTACCAGTGAATCAACCGATACGCTCCGAAAGTTGATCGCGGACCTCGCCGGACCTGGATTCGATCAGACTTTTCTCGTTTCCGGCGGTTCGGAAGCAGTCGAATCCGCCATCAAGCTCGCGCGCCAATACGCGGTGGTCAGCGGACAGCCGAAACGCCGGAAAATCCTTGCGCGCTTGCCAGGATATCACGGCGCGACGCTTGGCGCCGCTGCTGTCACCGGCGATCCTGACCGGGATGAGATTTTCGGCCCGATCATGCAGATAATGCCTAAGGTGCCAGCGCCACTGAGCTATCGCCTCCCTGAAGGCTTTGATGTCAGTTCCTATGCCGACTACTGCGCGGACGCGCTCGAGCAACAGATTCTTGCGGAAGGTGAGGAGACGGTGCTCGCCTTCATCATGGAGCCGGTCGGCGGTATCGCAACCGGCGCCTTAGTTGCGCCGGATAGTTATTATTCCAAAGTCCGGGAGATTTGCGATCGCCATGGCGTGCTGCTAATCTTCGATGAGGTGATGTGTGGCGCCGGCCGAACCGGAACCTTCCTTGCCGCTCATCATTGGCCAAGCGCCCTGCCCGACATCGTCGTCTGCGCCAAAGGTTTGAGCGCCGGCTATACGCCGCTTGGTGCCATGATCGCTCCCAACAGGATATTCGACAAGGTCGCCGAATCCGGCGGTTTTTTACACGGCCACACCTACTGCGGAAATCCCCTCTCCTCGGCGATTGGTGTCGCGGTTCTCAAGGAGATGCTCGAGCACGATCTGATGGGCAATGCCAAGCGGATGGGCGTCGTGCTGCGCCGAAAGCTCAACGCGCTGAAGGATCAGAGCACCACCATTGGTGACGTACGGGGTATGGGCCTCCTCAACGCGGTTGAGATCGTTGAGGACCAGGCAACCAAGGCAATTTATCCTCAGGCATCCTATCGAGTTTCGGAGATCGCTCGCGAACTTGGGCTTCACATCTACGCGCGCCGCACCGCCAGCGGAAAGTTTGGGGAATGGTTCATGGCAGCTCCTCCGCTCATTACAACCGAGCCGGAAATCGACCTCTTCATAGAGCTTCTCACTGAGACGTTCCGAGTTTTTGAGAGCAAGAGTTGATAACGCGGCCGCCTATCAATAGTTTGCTGATGCAATCCATGTTGGCCGGTGTGCAGGAGCCAATCCCTCTGACACCGGCTTGCGTGCCTGGGTAAGGACATCATCGAACCAGCGACGGGCTGGCGCCGCGATTTCCATCCCTATCCTCGGCGTTATGAACTTAACTCGCGTCGGGGATTTGCGGCTTAGACCGACGTCAGGAACACCGCACCCGTCCGCTACAAGCGCCATCGTTACCCGCCGCAGATCATCGCCAATGCAGTCTGGCTCTACTCCAGGTTCCCCTTGAGCCTGCGTCTGGTCGAGGAAATGCTGCTGGAGCGCGGCATCGTGGTTTCGTATGAGACAATCCGCCGGTGGGCATCAAGTTCGGTCGGGATTACACCCGCCCGCTTGTGCCGCAAGCAGCACAGCCGAAACGATGTCTGGCACCTGGACGAGGTCGTCATCACCATCGCCGGCAAACACTGGTTGTGGCGCGCCGTCGATCAGGATGGCTATGTGCTCGACGAGATCGTCCAGAACCGCCGCAACGCCAAAGCGGCCAAGCGCTTGCTGACGCGGCTGCTGAAGAGGCAGGCGCCGCGCCGAAGCGCATGATCACCGACCAGCTGCGCTCCTACGGCGCAGCCAGGCGACAGGTGATGCTGGGCGTCGAGCATCGGTCGCACAACGGATTGAGCAACTGGGCGGAGAATGCACATGTGCCGCTGCGCGAACGGGAGCGGATTATGCGAGGCTTCCGATCACCAGGAGACTGCAACGCTTCGTCCGCCCCGCTCCGCTCAAAACGCTCCGCTCTCGCTACACATGTTCACCGCCGGCGGGCCATGGCGGAATGGAAAGCCGTGGCCGTGGTCAGCTGACATCAGCGGCCGCAGGTCTCAACGCATGTGAATGCAGACAACGTGACATCGCCCCATGCGGCGATAGCTGCCGTCTCCGCGAAAAACGCCCCGAAACCAACGAAACAGTGGAATGTCATTCCCTCTTGAAGAACGTCGGTAGATCGCTCCAAACTGATATTGCTGCGTTCGGTCCAAGGGGCACCAGCTTGATATCCGGTTCGCTGCCAGGCTCCGTTGTGCGCGTCGCGGGCACTGGCATGGCTGTGGAGTTCGAGAACGGGCGCGACCAGCGCCGCGATGTTGCGACGGGCGGGTCCTCAGCAATGTATCCTCTGTTGTTGTCTATGCCGCCGCAAATTTCCCCAAAAGTTGGAGTGAGCCCCTTGGGGTGGACACGGATCAGGCTGCTGATTTGCCAGTCTGCCGGATGTGTTGATCCTCGAACTGTTTGGGGCTCAAGTAGCCGAGCGCTGAATGGAGCCGGCGCTTGTTGTAGACCTCCTCGATGAAGTGCGGAAGATGTTCAGTTATGCCATCTGATAGACCGCCTTCGACCTTCAGCGTTTTCATGAAGCTCGCGGCCGTAGCGTTGTCGTAAGGTTCCCCGGCGACCCATCGAGCCGATTAGGGCGTTTGGGGCCAGTGTCTCGCGGTAGCGCTCGGCAGCATACTGCGAGCGGCGGTCCGAATGGTGGACCATGCCCGGCGGCGGCTTTCTCCGGTCAATGGCCGCCTTTAAGGCTGCAACCGTCAGCCGGGCGTCGATCGACCGACCGATGGCCTAGCCGACGATCAAGGCGGCGGTTCATTGCCACCACCGACAGTGACCACGACGGCCCGATCTTCCCGAACCTGGCCAAGGACATCACCTATGTCGCCTTGCCGGCCCGGTTCATCTGCGTCGCTATCATCCTTGATATCTGGTCGCGGTTTATAGCCGTAGAACTCGAACTCGTCTCAGATCGCGAACATCGCTTCGACGACCGCAGTGTCGTCGGCGGCCTTTCTGGGTGGTCATAACAAGTGGAGCGCGCGATTCCCACCAGCCGGCATCCTTCCGCGACGGATGCCGCGGGGCCGGTGATGACGGATGTAGTCCCGTTTTTCGGCAGTGGTATGCTTTTTAGAGCCCCTTTAGGAACTCCAACTCCAACTCCAGCGCCTGCTTGCCGACCAGCCGCTCCAGCGCCGCGATCCGGCCCTCGTATTCCTGGATGAGGTCGGCGGCCTGCGCATCGTCGTCAAATGCGCCTTGCTCGTCCTTCTGAATCCAGGTGCGGATACGGTTGCGCGACGCGTCGTGGCGTTTTGCCAGAGCATGCAGCGTTTCGTCGGCGAGGAATTCCCGCGCCACCTGACATTTGAATTCGGCGCGGTTACAGCGGAGGGTACGGTCCGCTCTACTACGCGCCGGGCGAGGCCTACCAGTTCGACTGGAGCCACGAGATCGTCTTGATCAACGGTGTCACTGTGACGGTGAAGGTCGCCCATCTCCGTTTCTGCCACAGCCGGACGCTGTTCGACGCGCACGACAAGGCCTTCGCCTTCTTCCGCGGCACCTGCACGCGCGGCATCTACGACAACATGAAGAGGCGGTAGAGACGGTCTTCGTCGGCAAGGACCGGCAATACAATCCCCGCTTCCTGCAGGTGGGCAGCCACTATCTGGTCCACCCGGTCGCCTGCACGCCCGCATCCGGGTGGGAGAAGGGACAGGTCGAGAACCAGTTGGTCTCGTGCGCGAGTCCTTCTTCACGCCGCGCCTGCGCGTCAAAAGCCTGGAGGAACTGAACGGCTGGCGCATCGTCATCCCGAGCAGACCGACCGGACGATCTGGCAGGCCTTAGAGGTCGAGCGCGGCTCGCTGGTCGGTTATGCCGGACCGTTCGACCTTTCCACTCGACCTCGGTCTCGGTGTCGAAGACCTGCACGGCCGCTTCCGCTCCGCCCATGCGTCCGGCATCACTCACGGCGCCGCCGCACGCTGCTGATGAGCGAAACGGAGGCCGCAAGGCGTGGCATCACCCCGCTGGCGGGCTCGCCCTCCGTGGCGCTCACTCCCATTTGACAACGAGGCAAAATCGATTAATTTTTGTTACAAAACAGTTACACAAAACAGTTACACTTGGGAGGAGTGGGAGCGTATGAATGCCCTTGAGCAAATCGCTTGGGCGAAGGAATTCGAGGAGGTCCTTGCCCCGCCGGAAATGGCTGGATTCGGGCGCCGCTGGATACCGCCTTCCAGGTATGCGGCGGGTCACGAAGACTGTTTCCAGATAGAGCCCAGCTTTCTGCTGACGACCAAGCACTTCAGGATGCGCGAAGAATGCTTCGAGACCCATCGGGGCACCGACCGCTTGGTGTTCCTCTATCATTTGGACGGACGCCGTACCATCTCCCCATCAAGGGGCGAAGCACTTAAGCTACAGAAGCCCACCTTGGTCGCCTACTTCCACCCCAAAGGCGTCGACGCGATAAGTCAATGGGCCGAAAGCCAGTCGGAGACGGCGCTGGCTCTCGGCTTTGACCCGCAAGATCCGCCACGTGTTGTGGCCGAATTTTCTGATCAGCTAACGGTCCTGCAGGACCTGATGCACGATGCTGCCGGCCGATTTACCTGGATCGAGCTTCCGATCTGTTCGGAAATGGAGAAGGTCGCGAGATCAGTCATATTTCGCAGCATCGGTCAGCATTTTGTGCATCATTATGTCTCGGCAAAGGCCAAGGAGTTGCTTTGCATCACTTTAGACAATCTACTTTCACCGCGTTTTGTAAAATCTGGCACCGCCCTCGGTATGGACGAGCGGATGGAACGCCTTAAAACCATATTTGACGGAGATTTAAAGAGCAAACTTCCGATCTGTAAGCTCGCAGAGGAATTCAACATCTCGAGCCGGAGCGTCAACAAGGCGTTCGCGGATCGATACGGCATCAACGCCTCCGATTACCGGGCTATGGTGCGCTTGTCAAAGGCTGTCGATCTCCTCGTCAACACCACGATGCCGCTGAAGATGATCGCCTACGAAGTCGGCTACGACCATGCTTCCAACTTCTGCCTGGCGTTCAAGAAGCACTACGGCTACACGCCCAAGGAAATTAGAAGAAGCGGTCTATTGCAGGATGCCGCCCAATCTGAGACGATGGCGGGGTCTCCGGATTAAGGGCCGCGTGCTGATTTCGTTCAAGCTTGGCGCTCGTTGCTGGCAACGCGGTCAGCGGCTGGGTTGGTGAGAACCATCGGCTTCGCTCAATCTATTTTGAAGCGTCGTGACAATCCGTTGTCATGACCTTTGCCGTGAGCGTGCTCGACCATTTCGATGCAGTCCGGATTGAGCCAAGCCAAGGCTCGGAGTGCCCCAGCAAACCTAATGTCGCCAGAGGTTGGTACGCGCGCCAGACAACGCTTGAACTCGTCAATACAAAGATGCTGAATCAAAGTCAGATACTTCTTTTTTCCGGTCGGCGAACTTGTCCTGTGGGCAATAAGCACATCCGAGGATGCAGTCTGTTGTCGTGGATATTCCCTAACTCAGTCGATGAATCCAACTCCTCCGGTTCCCCAAGAAGATCCCAACGCAGCAATCTGGCAGAACCCAATAGAAAAGAAATCATTTCTACTCTGCAGTACGGCAAAATCGAAATCTGTCGAGCGTTAGCCGTCGCGAAAGGTGTAGCTGTAGCCGTTGATCGCCGGAGCGCCGCCGAGATGCGCGTAGAGGACTCGCGACCCGTCTGGAAAGAACCCCTTCTGGGTGAGGTCAACCAAACCTTGCATTGATTTGCCCTCGTAGATAGGGTCGATAATTATGCCCTCGAGCCGCGCACACAGGCGGATGGCATCCTTCGTTCCCTCGGACGGAATGCCATAACACGGGTACGCGTACTCTTCGAGCAACACCACGTCATCGTCAGCGATTTCCGTGCCGAGGTTGACAAGCTCTGCGGTATGCCGGGCAATTTGTTGCACCTGCGCCTTGGTTCCAACGGGGGTAGCCGAGGCATCGATACCGATCACGTTGCACTGTCGCCCGTCTTTGGCGAACCCAACCACCATGCCGGCTTGCGTTGAACCCGTAACGGTGCAAACCACGACATAGTCAAAGGCAAATCCAAGCTGCTTCTCCTGTACGCGCACCTCTTCCGCAAACCCGACATAGCCGAGACCGCCATACTTGTGAACCGACGCACCGGCTGGGATCGCATAGGGTCTACCGCCCCTTTGCGTCACCTCGTCTAGCGCCTGTTCCCAACTGCGGCGGATGCCGACGTCAAAGCCCTCATCAACCAGACAAACCTCTGCTCCCATGATCCGACTCAAGAGAATGTTGCCGACGCGGTCGTAAACGGCATCCTCATGCGGCACCCAACTCTCCTGTACGAGGAGGCACTTCATGCCGATCTTAGCGGCGACTGCGGCGACCATCCGCGTATGGTTCGACTGCACACCGCCGACGGAGACAAGCGTATCGGCCTTGGACGCGATCGCGTCCGGGATGATGTATTCCAGCTTGCGGAGCTTGTTTCCACCGAACGCGAGACCCGAATTGCAGTCCTCGCGTTTGGCGTAGATCTCCACCTTTCCCCCTAGATTCTTGCTGAGGCGGTCAAGTTTCTCGATGGGCGTAGGCCCAAAGGTAAGCGGGTAGCGTTCGAACCTATCCAGCATGTTCTCTCCAATGTTATGTAATCGAGCTGAAGCTCGTTATGCGCACGCGCTCTAAGGGCGTTTTTCTTGCTTGAGGTCGACTGAGCTCTTCAATGTCCCAGATCGGCCCCGTTGGTATTTCCAGCGACGCCGAAGCAATCACACTCCGGAGTACCAGCGACGTCTACGGAGCGGGAAAGCGCATCACCCTCGCGTTGGAACGATCTGAATGCGGCATTCGCTCAGTGACGATGTCAATGGCTCGTCCAAAGTAGCGCGAGTCTGAGCTCTGTTTTGTCATTGTCCGCCCGAGCGAGCGGCGACGTGCTACGCGTTTGACCAAGGGGCATCTCGGACGTTTCATTCATCACGCTCATGATACTCTTGCGCCTGGCAGCGAACTTTCCGGCAGTGCTCAGCCCTTTGCGCTCCTTTCTGAGCGCAGCCATACCGCCAGATCAGAAACAGCAAGCTTCCGAAATAAGCGACCTGGAGAAGCAGCCAACTGACGAGCGTTATGACCACTACTTTGCGGATGGAAAGCGAGAGGAAGTAGACCGCTAGCGCGTTGTTGCACAGGACCAGCAGCAGGACGCGACAGAAGACTCTGAAGTGCACAGCCGTTCTCCTGGTTTGTCCATCGGATCATGCCGCGAGCTTGTCAGCCGCAACATGGGTCTGGCAGTTCTTCGGGCACACGCGGGCGCAGGCTCCGCAACCGATGCAGCGGCCCGCTTGGTCGACGACCATGATCATGCGATTTAGCTCACCATCGAAGTCGTCGTCCTCGTCATCGGAGATACCGAGGATTTCACCCGCGTCATCGACCCCGTAAAGGTGCATGACGTCGCGAGAGCAGACCTTGAAGCAGCGGCCACAGCCGATGCAGGTGGCGCCATCGATAGCGGTCATATATTCCGGCATCCAGTGCGAGCCGTCGCGGGTGAGGAAAGGGCTCGTCACGATGAGTTCTCCAAAGCACTGAGCTCTCTCTTCGCAGCGTCCAACTCGGCAAAGGCCCGAAACGTTTTCTCGGCGACCATTTTGATCTCGGTCCAGTTGCCTGGGAGGTCCTCGGCGAGGTCGTGCAATTCCATCTTCGCCGTTCCCGCTCGCGACTGCAGCTTTCGGACCTTCTTCCGCTGTTCTTCAAGGTCTGACATGACATACTTCCTCGTACCGGTCCTGTCACGCCCGTGCCACGTTTGGATAGGCTTCAATGGCCGCGACCACATCATCGACCAGTTTCGCACCTGCCTCAGCGAGTTTGCGAAGCGTATGAAAGCCGAACCGATGGACGTCGCGAAGGGTCTTGGAGAGAACGACCAACCGCCCCGTCGTGAGGAGTACGCGGCCGAAGCCCTCATGGTTCATCATCATGGTCGACGATACCACTAGGCCGGAGCGTTGCTCGATCACAAGCCCAACGCAGGTGCAGAAAATCTGGAGCCTCCACAGCACGGGTCGGGATCGCCGAGGATTGGGATCTCACGCGCTGCTTCTTGGTGACGATGAAGTCGGCCAGCAGCTCAGCAGCCGCCTTACCTTCCCACGATCCGTAGGAATCCTGCGCACGGATCAACCGCATGAGGCACTTGAGGAAAGGCGTGGCAAGGGCCGTCTCGTCCTCGTGCACAGCAGGGCCATCCGCGGTAGCTTTCGGTCTTTTCATCGTTCAGTCCTCATCCTCAAAGGACGAATTCATTCGGCTACGCCTGCTTCGGGCATACTTGCGCGGGGCGGTCTATTTCACGCAATGATGTCCCCGTGACCGACCTGGACGCGTCCTCATCTGCGAGATTGCCGGCTGGAAGTTGGTGAGGACCTCGCCACGCAGCCAGTTCTCCACTTTGATCGAGGGAGTCGGCGACTCCATCTGTGATACCATGTTGCTCTCCAGAGCTATTGCCAAAGGTTGCGTGACTTCATGCGAGCTTGTTTCCCTCTTAGAGAGGGGGCGCACGGGTTCACGACGTCCGCGTGCAGCCAGCCTTCACTGAGTGTGGCCGCATCTCAAATAGCAAGGGCCGTGCCACAGGCTCGGCGCGCAGTAAGTGCATGTTTACGCCTTAAAAAAGACTCCATGTGCCACGATGGCCGGTTGTACTGAACCCGACATGTTTCTGCCGCTGTCAGGTTTTGGACACGCATGCGCTTCACCCGTTCGCTATTTAGCCGTCGGGTACCTCGAGCGAGTAGCCGGCGGACCTGATGGTACGAATGACGCTGCCGGGCGAGGCTGTCTTCAGCGCCTTTCTGATCCGGCTGATATGGACGTCGACGGTGCGTGCACCGATATGAATATTGTCCGGCCAGGCCGCGTCAATGAGCTCGTCTCGGCTGAAGACCTTGCCAGGAGCTTCAAGCAAATGCCGCAGCAGGTTGAACTCGATCGGTCCGAGATGGATTTCGTGGCCATTACCGCGAACTCTGTGGGCATCGAGCTTCATCTCAAGGCTGCCGCAGCAGAGCCAACTGCCG
The sequence above is drawn from the Sinorhizobium chiapasense genome and encodes:
- the asnB gene encoding asparagine synthase (glutamine-hydrolyzing); this translates as MCGICGWIDFERDLGDPDARRELADMTATMAYRGPDDEGTWIDGPAALGHRRLAVIDIQGGRQPMTLQEDGQPALVLVYGGETYNYRELRQRLAALGHRFDTSSDTEVVLHAHREWGREDPCTAVSELNGMFAYALWDAAKRELLLVRDRLGIKPLYYYPTEHGVLFGSEPKAILANRLAERVMDADGLRRTLCSAADPYNSVFRGMCKVRPGHIVRVTREGTQQMSYWQLTDSGHTDDVPTTIGCVRELLEDTVQRQLIADVPLGTLLSGGLDSSALTALAARFDGDRIRSFALDFVGYTENFTPGPMCGTPDGPYVQEVAKFVGTDHTDITLSAHELMEPDVRANTLHARDLPFTWGDLDSSLYLLFRAIRQHSTVALSGESADELFGGYSWFHDPAHVQVDTFPWPGYAVDIARQSLDPGLAEELDLPGYLDEQYRRALAEVPALTGPASADPHERRMREVCYLVLTRHLPTLLDRKDRLSMASGLEVRVPYCDHRLVEYVFGTPWSHKTFDRREKSLLRAATADLLPQSVVQRVKSVYPPIQDPTYDRMLRTRFTVLLNDRDAAVAPLLSVDRSRALLSATDNIRWVECILTLQDFLTDYNVSLTV
- a CDS encoding MmgE/PrpD family protein, which produces MSLTQDVASTVASLTYDELPAAVVDKTKLLVLDHVGCMIAGSTSRGARQMTPYLARLDSGGPSTVFGTSLCFHPANAAHANAHSASMLSLDDSYVLFGHPGASIIPAALAVAEEVNSSGKELIAAIVGGYEMSLRLGTAMRPTEDRARHVNGLATWQIFGACTATSLLHRFSAVQIADAYGLTPMHAPLPFGRKFQSRPMSFLKNNYGWASKGAITAVDLVREGFHGNRTIFDGDDGFWAMAGSDRFEPQNMLDRWGERYFILETGFKPYGVCRWIHTAIDCLRALQTRHRFGHADIRGIDVETVSQFVRDFDGPWPQSTIEAAFHIPYALALELHDKSSATGLREDDLADEGVKQTAARTSLSTLAGADEKFYAERLLPARVSVTLQNGKTLSAQADVPTGAPGGPAFGQAEVETKFLALASPVIGGIKAARLKEALLELEGLSTRDALKPCTMT
- a CDS encoding aminotransferase family protein, with the translated sequence MSSQSIVPAKSVQKGSSEKFVYANARGVTETFNVSHGKGIFFWDTNGKRYFDGSSGAVVANLGHGNERVRDAMIDQANRISYVIRTAFTSESTDTLRKLIADLAGPGFDQTFLVSGGSEAVESAIKLARQYAVVSGQPKRRKILARLPGYHGATLGAAAVTGDPDRDEIFGPIMQIMPKVPAPLSYRLPEGFDVSSYADYCADALEQQILAEGEETVLAFIMEPVGGIATGALVAPDSYYSKVREICDRHGVLLIFDEVMCGAGRTGTFLAAHHWPSALPDIVVCAKGLSAGYTPLGAMIAPNRIFDKVAESGGFLHGHTYCGNPLSSAIGVAVLKEMLEHDLMGNAKRMGVVLRRKLNALKDQSTTIGDVRGMGLLNAVEIVEDQATKAIYPQASYRVSEIARELGLHIYARRTASGKFGEWFMAAPPLITTEPEIDLFIELLTETFRVFESKS
- a CDS encoding DDE-type integrase/transposase/recombinase encodes the protein MGRSIDARLTVAALKAAIDRRKPPPGMVHHSDRRSQYAAERYRETLAPNALIGSMGRRGTLRQRYGRELHENAEGRRRSIRWHN
- a CDS encoding helix-turn-helix transcriptional regulator produces the protein MNALEQIAWAKEFEEVLAPPEMAGFGRRWIPPSRYAAGHEDCFQIEPSFLLTTKHFRMREECFETHRGTDRLVFLYHLDGRRTISPSRGEALKLQKPTLVAYFHPKGVDAISQWAESQSETALALGFDPQDPPRVVAEFSDQLTVLQDLMHDAAGRFTWIELPICSEMEKVARSVIFRSIGQHFVHHYVSAKAKELLCITLDNLLSPRFVKSGTALGMDERMERLKTIFDGDLKSKLPICKLAEEFNISSRSVNKAFADRYGINASDYRAMVRLSKAVDLLVNTTMPLKMIAYEVGYDHASNFCLAFKKHYGYTPKEIRRSGLLQDAAQSETMAGSPD
- a CDS encoding 1-aminocyclopropane-1-carboxylate deaminase, encoding MLDRFERYPLTFGPTPIEKLDRLSKNLGGKVEIYAKREDCNSGLAFGGNKLRKLEYIIPDAIASKADTLVSVGGVQSNHTRMVAAVAAKIGMKCLLVQESWVPHEDAVYDRVGNILLSRIMGAEVCLVDEGFDVGIRRSWEQALDEVTQRGGRPYAIPAGASVHKYGGLGYVGFAEEVRVQEKQLGFAFDYVVVCTVTGSTQAGMVVGFAKDGRQCNVIGIDASATPVGTKAQVQQIARHTAELVNLGTEIADDDVVLLEEYAYPCYGIPSEGTKDAIRLCARLEGIIIDPIYEGKSMQGLVDLTQKGFFPDGSRVLYAHLGGAPAINGYSYTFRDG